DNA sequence from the Chryseobacterium indicum genome:
TGGAAAATTAATCGAGTCCAAGATGAGAAATTTAATCTTTCAGCATCCGACGGTAATGAAAATCAACTAATGTCTGTAGAAATTCCATTTTCAGATTTCTTTTTCGAAGAGTTTACGATCTGGAAAGAAGGTAATGTTTTACTACTTCCGAGTGAACATTAACTTATTGATAAACCTCACGATGTATAGGTAATCGTTTTAACACATTCTAATTTAATACTTATTATTTCTATGGGAACTTACTCAATTATATATTTAAAAGATTCTCAGTCAACAGATGAGGTTAATACATTTTTAAAAGAAAAATTTAGTCTTGAATATGAAAGCTTTAAAGGTGTTGATTATGGCGTCTTCTTCTGTCAAGCAATATTCGAGGAAGAACTTAGATTTTTAAATGAAGATGAAGAGGGTAAAGTGATACTTAGCCATTTTGAACGACCTCTTTCAAAAGAAACATACTCAACTATTATTTGGAGCTGGGAATTGCTTTGGCGATATTGGCAGTATCTGTATAAAAGTTTCAAGTGTTAATGAAAAAGATTTCTATTTTATTCAAGCACTTCAGAAGTTCAAAAAAACTCCCGAATTTGAAAAGTTTATCGATTTTAGCAGATCACAGAATCTTCATAGGTTACTGTCAATTAGGATCGAATAGATTTATATTTTAATTAAAATATTGATATACTGGCTGTTTTCTGTTTACTAATGCGAAATTAGAAATCCTTTCTCCAATCAAAAAAAATTTTTTGGGTTTCTACATTTTAAGCACAGCTTAAATTGCAGATACTCCTTAATTCTTCGAACAAAAAGATTTCATAGCCTTCATTACATTTTTCCATTCCGGTTTTGTTGAATGAACGATTTCTCTTGGTAATGCATATAAAACAATAGAAACAGTCAGAATATTAAAATCAAGTATTATGAAAACATTTAATAAAAAAAGTAAGTCAACCGAATTGTCGAAATCATCAAGTCAAGATAAATTCATTTCTAAAATTATTGAAAATCTTGATAAAGTTAATCCTCAGGATTGGGAACACTACGCAAATGTTCAATTTCAAATGCCGAAAAATCTCTTTAGTAACAAATACTATCAAGGTTTTAATACAGTAGCTCTTTTTGTTGATACAATTGTTAATAAATTCCATACATCCAACTATGCAACTTTTAATTCTATCTCTAAAGCTGGCGGAAAATTGAAAAAGGGAGCAAAAGGTACTGTGATTGAATTTTTCAGTTTCATCTACAAACATAAAATTTCAGGTAAAATATATACTAAAGAATAAGTATTGGAAATGTCAGCGAATGATAGAGAAGATATAAATAAAATCAGCTGTCTTAAAAATTATACTGTCTTTAATGCTGAATTCATAGAGAATATATCAGATTTAGATATTAATATTCTTATTGAAGAAGAATACCAAGAGTTAAATTTTCAGGATCAAATTAATTGTGAAGACTTTATCAATTTCATAATTAATGCTGGTAATTTGAAGATTATAAACAGAATCTCAAGTACTGCTTACTACACACCATCAACAGACACCATTACAATTCCTGAAAAGAAGTATTTTACTTCTGAAAATAAAT
Encoded proteins:
- a CDS encoding zincin-like metallopeptidase domain-containing protein; protein product: MSANDREDINKISCLKNYTVFNAEFIENISDLDINILIEEEYQELNFQDQINCEDFINFIINAGNLKIINRISSTAYYTPSTDTITIPEKKYFTSENKYYSTLFHEIIHWTGHESRLQRELKGHSDLTSYSFEELIAEMGSMLICLQFGITNEFINSIRYLKSWSVKNETKREENIKKAFASSKKAKKFLEQL
- a CDS encoding ArdC-like ssDNA-binding domain-containing protein encodes the protein MKTFNKKSKSTELSKSSSQDKFISKIIENLDKVNPQDWEHYANVQFQMPKNLFSNKYYQGFNTVALFVDTIVNKFHTSNYATFNSISKAGGKLKKGAKGTVIEFFSFIYKHKISGKIYTKE
- a CDS encoding DUF6876 family protein, with translation MKKFQVWKINRVQDEKFNLSASDGNENQLMSVEIPFSDFFFEEFTIWKEGNVLLLPSEH